Genomic window (Megamonas funiformis):
TGATATCAGCAGTTAATTTTTTCTGCCAAACATTTTTACCATTTTTAGCTAAAGCAATAATTAAATCATAATCACTTGTATTTGTGAATAAAGATTTATTGATGATTTTTACACCAGTTTCACTTGGAACGAGTGTGAAGTTTTGATAATTGAATTTAACTTCTTGTAATTTAGAAGTTGGTGCATGATCTGCAAATACGATACCATTACCAGAGAAGTTATAATCACATGGTCTATCGCCAAAATCGCCACCATAATTCATTACATCATTGCCATATAAATCTCTAGTCCAGATAGCTTGGTCTGCAAAGTCCCAAATAAATCCGCCTTGATATAATGGTTCTTCATCAGTTAAATCAGTGTATTTATGCATACCACCATTACTGTTACCCATAGAATGAGTATATTCACAGCAAATAAATGGTTTTTCTCTATATTTAGATAAGAATTCTTTTATCTGTGCTACTTTTGTATACATCTGGCTTTCCATATCGCTTGTGCCATCATAACGACGTTCATCAGGCATAGCCAATACCATTTTTCCACTTGCTTCATTAACGCGGTCCCAGCAAATGCTTTCATAGTGAACTAAACGAGATGGGTCAGCTTTACGGAAGTATTCAGACATATCATAGATATTTTTACCACCATAAGATTCATTACCGCAAGACCAAATAATGATACTAGCATGGTTTTTATCGCGTTCAAGCATAGATTTTGCTCTATCCAATACAGCTTCATGCCAATGTGGATGATCATTTGGTACAGTGTTTTTATCACAGCGTACACTTCCGCGAATTTGCCAAGAACCATGTGTTTCCATATTTGTTTCATCAATTACATAGAAACCATAGATATCGCAAAGTTCATATAATTTACTGTTATTTGGATAGTGAGATGTTCTGATAGCATTGATATTATTTAATTTCATAATATCTAAATCATGAGCGATTTTGCTTTCAGGAATAGCACGTCCATAGTAGCAATCGAATTCATGGCGGTTAACACCTTTAAATACAATGCGTTTACCATTGATTTTCATGATATTGCCGTCCATTTTAAATTCTCTAAAACCAATATTTTGTGGAATGATTTCTACTACATTATCATTTTCATCTTTTACAGTGAAAGTAGCTTTATAAAGATTTGGATATTCTGCGCTCCAAAGTTTTACGTTTTCAACGTCTGCTGTAAATACGCTTGTAGCACCTGTAATTTCTTGAACTGTGTCAATTACTACATTTTCTTCATTATCTACTAATTTAACTGCTAATTTTTTAGCATTTTCATTGTTCCATTTAAAATCAATAGATAATTTACCATCTTTATAATTATTGCAAGGAGTTGCATGAATGAATAAATCATCAACATGAACTTGTGGTTTTGTATAAAGATATACATCGCGATAAATACCGCTAAAGCGCCAGAAATCTTGGTCTTCAAGCCAGCTAGCGGAGCTGAAACGATAAACCTGTACTGCTAATTTATTTTCACCTTCAACGAGATAAGGTGTTAAATCAAATTCTGATGGTGTACAGCTATCTTCGCTATAGCCTACAAATTTGCCATTGAGCCATAAAGCCATTGCACTATCTACGCCCTGGAAAGATACAAATACTTCATTCCAGCCTTGTGGCACTGTAAAATATTTTACATAAGATGCGATTGGATTATTTTCTGTAGGAATTTCGCCTTCGTTTAATTCTTCATGACCGTCCCAAGGATAAGCTACATTTGTATATTGAGGTTTGCCGTAACCTTCCATTTGAATATGTGCTGGAACACGAATTGTATCCCAAATTTTGCAGTTATAATCTGCTTTTTCAAAACCTTCAATACGAGATGCTAAATTTTTTGCATAAGAGAAATACCATAATCCATTTAAAGATTGACGCATGGACATTTCTTCATTGAGCATTTCTTCTTCATTAGCATAATAATGATGGTCGCTATGTGCAGGTAGACGATTATCTGCAAAATATGTTGAGTCTGCCAATTTGCTTATATCAAAAATCTTTTCTTCCATAAATAAATAACACCTCATTTTTATTTTCGAAAAATATTTTTATCGTAAACGTTTACATTGAAATTTAAACTAAAAATAATTAAATTATCAAAAATTTTTTTCTTATTATACATTTAATTATATACTAATATTATCAAAAAAAATATAAGATGTTGAACTATAAATTATAAGATTTAGAAACAAAAAAAAGGAGAAGTTATCTAACTTCTCCAAAAATAATTTTATTAGGATTTTATTTTTGAACATAAAATTCTATATCATCTATAGAACCCCATGTGTCAGGTCTACCATTTAAAATGAAGCCAATTTCTACTTCACCATTTTTAACCTCAATATTTTTAATTGAAGTCTGATGCCATCTATTCCAGCCATCATCTTTGATATCAGTAGTCATTTCTACACCATTTTGTTTTACAAATAATTGATATTTGGAAGCTAAACCATTTCCTTGTGTCCAACAAGATAAAGTATATTTTCCATCAGAAAGACCTTTTAATTTTTGTTTAATAATCACATTAAATGGTTTATTATTCCAATAGTGCATAGCACATTTATCACGTACATCTCCTTGATTCCAAGCTAAATTTATTGCTGAACTATCACCTACAATATCCCAGCCATTTAATGTTTCATTTTCAAAATTACCATTTAAGACTAAATTCATTTTATTTTTTACTTCAATATTAGCTATAGCCTTTTGTGCTAATCCTTCCACAGTTCCTGATATCGTATAATTACCAGGTTTTGCAAAAATTGGTTTGGCAACATCCCATTTAACAGACATATTTTTTACTGCATCATTAGAATAAACCACACCTACTGTCTGTGGTAAATCTACATTACTATATAAACTAACATCTTTTACATCAACTGTATTTATCGCTGTAACTTGTGGCTCTATATACTGATTATTTGGGTCTGATACTAAGTTAAATGTATCCATAGATTCAAGTGCATTTCCCTTTGTATCAAATAATGTTAAATTATCCCAACCATTACCACCACCATTAGACTTCCAACCTACTTTTTCATTGATAACCCAATCTGGAGCCCAATAAAATATCCCCAACCCACGATTATCATTTACACTAGCAACAGTTGCCATAACGTCACGCAATCCTGTTGCTTGTCCTTGCACTGTAGCTTTATAACCACTGACTTTTTCTTCATTTGTTCCAAAATTATTTTTCTCAAAATCGGCATCTTCTAAAGTATAACCAAAAGCAGTTTCTACAGCTATTACATCTTTATTATATTTGGCACTAACATCATTCATTGTATTTTTTAAATCGTCCATTGTACCATGCCAAAATGGATAAAATGACATACCAATTATATCAAAGTCATTCACTTTATTTTTTACAATTAAATTATCAAAAAAAGTATGATATAAATTTACATCTACACCAGCTAAATGTATCATTGTCTTAACTTTATTATCTTTATCATTATCATGTACAGCTTGTAAACCTGCATTTAATAATTTTGCTAAGAATTTATATCCATTAGGATTATCCTCTGTAAGTTGTGCTTCTG
Coding sequences:
- a CDS encoding glycoside hydrolase family 2 TIM barrel-domain containing protein, which translates into the protein MEEKIFDISKLADSTYFADNRLPAHSDHHYYANEEEMLNEEMSMRQSLNGLWYFSYAKNLASRIEGFEKADYNCKIWDTIRVPAHIQMEGYGKPQYTNVAYPWDGHEELNEGEIPTENNPIASYVKYFTVPQGWNEVFVSFQGVDSAMALWLNGKFVGYSEDSCTPSEFDLTPYLVEGENKLAVQVYRFSSASWLEDQDFWRFSGIYRDVYLYTKPQVHVDDLFIHATPCNNYKDGKLSIDFKWNNENAKKLAVKLVDNEENVVIDTVQEITGATSVFTADVENVKLWSAEYPNLYKATFTVKDENDNVVEIIPQNIGFREFKMDGNIMKINGKRIVFKGVNRHEFDCYYGRAIPESKIAHDLDIMKLNNINAIRTSHYPNNSKLYELCDIYGFYVIDETNMETHGSWQIRGSVRCDKNTVPNDHPHWHEAVLDRAKSMLERDKNHASIIIWSCGNESYGGKNIYDMSEYFRKADPSRLVHYESICWDRVNEASGKMVLAMPDERRYDGTSDMESQMYTKVAQIKEFLSKYREKPFICCEYTHSMGNSNGGMHKYTDLTDEEPLYQGGFIWDFADQAIWTRDLYGNDVMNYGGDFGDRPCDYNFSGNGIVFADHAPTSKLQEVKFNYQNFTLVPSETGVKIINKSLFTNTSDYDLIIALAKNGKNVWQKKLTADINAGQTGEVAYTLPTFGAGEYVVTASLVLKQATIWANCGHEVAFGQYVFTKEGKADKKAVAPIKVVKSDFNIGVKGEGFSVMFSADRKMLTSYKYNGVELIEEFPKMNFWRAPIDNDNGCGMPFDTAQWKLASMYTKCVDMQVSENGTESATVKYTYELATRPVAHVVVTYTVTGDGVVKVDMDYKKVEGLPAIPDFGMLFTLPVDYDQIKYYGLGPCDNYIDRKEGGKLGIFTTTTQDEIQPYLVPQECGNHCDVRWFEVTDRRGRGVRISSATPFEASALPYNPHELENARHHYDLARPHHTVVRASAGMYGVGGDDSWGAPTLDEYITKNEDKHFSFEFKGI
- a CDS encoding glycosyl hydrolase 53 family protein, which produces MKNNKLKKVILSAITATMISCSLPFTALAAVQVNPIENLSTDFIKGADVSIMPELERNGTKFYDNGIEQDGLTILKNHGVNWIRVRIWNNPYVVGPEGVGGGNTDEAKAIEMAKRAKALGMKVLVDFHYSDFWVDPGQQKKPDAWKNDSGDKLVDDVYAYTAKVMQDFNAQGVTPDMVQVGNELNNGMLWPEAQLTEDNPNGYKFLAKLLNAGLQAVHDNDKDNKVKTMIHLAGVDVNLYHTFFDNLIVKNKVNDFDIIGMSFYPFWHGTMDDLKNTMNDVSAKYNKDVIAVETAFGYTLEDADFEKNNFGTNEEKVSGYKATVQGQATGLRDVMATVASVNDNRGLGIFYWAPDWVINEKVGWKSNGGGNGWDNLTLFDTKGNALESMDTFNLVSDPNNQYIEPQVTAINTVDVKDVSLYSNVDLPQTVGVVYSNDAVKNMSVKWDVAKPIFAKPGNYTISGTVEGLAQKAIANIEVKNKMNLVLNGNFENETLNGWDIVGDSSAINLAWNQGDVRDKCAMHYWNNKPFNVIIKQKLKGLSDGKYTLSCWTQGNGLASKYQLFVKQNGVEMTTDIKDDGWNRWHQTSIKNIEVKNGEVEIGFILNGRPDTWGSIDDIEFYVQK